The following proteins are encoded in a genomic region of Kosakonia oryzae:
- the cueO gene encoding multicopper oxidase CueO codes for MQRRDFLKYSATLGVLSALPLWSRPLFAAERPALPIPPLLSADAQGRIALTVQSGETLFGTNKAATWGYNGALLGPALQLRQGQKVTIDIRNTLAEETTVHWHGVEVPGDVDGGPQGIIKAGGSRSVTFTPTQQAATCWFHPHQHGKTGRQVAMGLAGLVLIEDDAIRQLRLPTQWGIDDVPVIVQDKRFTAQGQIDYQLDVMSAAVGWFGDTLLTNGAINPQHAAPRGWLRLRLLNGCNARSLNFSTSDKRPLYVVASDGGLLSEPVKVSELPMLMGERFEVLVDTRDGKPFDIVTLPVQQMGMTVAPFDKPHPVLHIQPLQIAASGTLPDSLAPVPGLPALTGLTQRTLQLSMDPMLDMMGMQALQKKYGDSAMAGMMMGNGQMGHGQMMNMDHGKMMDMDHGQMNHGAQGFDFHNANRINGKAFDMNTPAFAAKKGEYERWVISGEGDMMLHPFHIHGTQFRILSENGKPPAAHRAGWKDTVNVYGARSEVLVRFQHDAPKEHAYMAHCHLLEHEDTGMMLGFTV; via the coding sequence ATGCAACGTCGAGATTTTTTGAAATATTCCGCCACGCTGGGCGTGCTAAGCGCCTTACCGCTGTGGAGCCGCCCACTGTTTGCCGCGGAACGCCCGGCGCTACCTATTCCCCCGCTACTTAGTGCCGATGCGCAAGGACGTATCGCGCTGACGGTGCAATCAGGAGAAACGCTATTTGGCACGAACAAAGCCGCCACCTGGGGGTATAACGGCGCACTGTTAGGGCCAGCGTTACAACTGCGTCAGGGACAGAAGGTGACGATTGATATTCGTAACACCCTTGCGGAAGAGACGACCGTTCACTGGCACGGGGTGGAAGTGCCTGGCGACGTTGACGGCGGGCCGCAGGGCATCATCAAAGCGGGCGGCAGTCGCTCAGTGACCTTTACACCCACGCAGCAGGCCGCGACCTGCTGGTTCCATCCGCATCAGCATGGCAAAACCGGCCGTCAGGTTGCGATGGGGCTGGCGGGACTGGTGCTGATAGAAGATGACGCTATTCGCCAGTTGCGGCTACCGACGCAGTGGGGCATTGATGATGTGCCGGTTATCGTGCAGGACAAAAGGTTTACCGCGCAGGGGCAGATCGATTATCAGCTGGATGTGATGAGCGCCGCGGTCGGTTGGTTCGGCGATACGCTGCTGACCAATGGCGCAATCAACCCGCAACATGCCGCTCCGCGCGGCTGGCTGCGCCTGCGCTTGCTGAATGGGTGTAATGCGCGTTCGCTGAACTTCTCGACCAGCGATAAGCGCCCACTGTATGTGGTGGCGAGCGATGGTGGTTTATTAAGTGAACCGGTGAAAGTGAGTGAACTGCCGATGTTGATGGGCGAGCGTTTTGAAGTGCTGGTGGATACGCGCGATGGCAAACCCTTTGATATCGTGACGCTGCCGGTGCAGCAGATGGGAATGACGGTCGCACCGTTCGATAAGCCGCATCCGGTATTACATATTCAACCGCTACAGATCGCCGCTTCGGGTACTTTGCCGGATTCGCTGGCCCCGGTGCCGGGTTTACCTGCGCTGACAGGCTTAACGCAGCGGACGCTGCAGCTATCGATGGATCCGATGCTCGACATGATGGGCATGCAGGCGTTGCAGAAGAAGTATGGCGATAGCGCGATGGCCGGGATGATGATGGGGAACGGGCAAATGGGACATGGCCAGATGATGAACATGGATCACGGTAAGATGATGGATATGGACCATGGGCAGATGAATCATGGCGCGCAGGGGTTTGATTTCCACAATGCCAACCGCATCAACGGTAAAGCTTTCGATATGAACACGCCCGCTTTCGCGGCAAAAAAAGGGGAGTACGAGCGCTGGGTGATTTCCGGCGAGGGCGACATGATGTTGCACCCCTTCCATATTCACGGCACTCAGTTCCGTATTTTATCGGAGAACGGCAAACCACCGGCCGCACATCGTGCAGGCTGGAAAGATACGGTTAATGTCTATGGTGCGCGCAGTGAAGTGTTAGTCCGTTTTCAGCATGATGCGCCGAAAGAGCACGCTTATATGGCGCACTGCCATCTGCTGGAGCATGAAGATACCGGCATGATGTTAGGGTTTACAGTGTAA
- a CDS encoding YacC family pilotin-like protein, whose amino-acid sequence MKTFFRTVLLGSLLAVSVNSYALSESEAEDMADLTAVFVFLKNDCGYNNLPNGQIRRALVFFAQQNQWDLSNYDAWDMKSLGEDSYRDLSGIGIPTAKKCKALARDSLSLLAYVK is encoded by the coding sequence ATGAAGACGTTTTTCAGAACAGTACTCCTTGGCAGCCTGCTGGCTGTCTCCGTGAACAGTTATGCGCTAAGCGAATCCGAAGCCGAAGACATGGCCGATCTCACGGCGGTGTTCGTCTTTCTGAAAAATGACTGCGGTTATAACAATTTACCCAACGGGCAGATCCGCCGTGCGCTGGTATTTTTCGCCCAGCAAAACCAGTGGGATCTCAGCAACTATGATGCATGGGACATGAAGTCGCTTGGCGAAGATAGCTACCGCGATTTAAGCGGCATTGGCATTCCCACCGCCAAAAAATGCAAAGCGCTGGCCCGCGACTCCTTAAGCCTGCTCGCCTACGTGAAGTAA
- the speD gene encoding adenosylmethionine decarboxylase, which yields MKKLKLHGFNNLTKSLSFCIYDICYAKTAEERDGYIAYIDELYNANRLTEILTETCNIIGANILNIARQDYEPQGASVTILVSEEPVDPHLIDKTEHPGPLPEAVVAHLDKSHICVHTYPESHPEGGLCTFRADIEVSTCGVISPLKALNYLIHQLESDIVTVDYRVRGFTRDVNGMKHFIDHEINSIQNFMSDDMKSLYDMVDVNVYQENIFHTKMLLKEFDLKHYMFHTRPEELTPEERKEITEALWKEMREIYYGRNIPAV from the coding sequence TTGAAAAAGCTTAAACTACATGGCTTTAACAACCTGACCAAAAGCCTGAGTTTTTGTATCTACGACATCTGCTACGCCAAAACCGCAGAAGAGCGTGACGGCTATATTGCCTACATTGATGAACTCTATAATGCCAACCGTTTGACCGAAATCCTGACGGAAACCTGTAACATCATCGGTGCCAATATCCTGAATATTGCCCGTCAGGATTACGAACCGCAGGGCGCAAGCGTCACCATTCTGGTGAGCGAAGAACCGGTCGATCCTCACTTGATCGACAAAACAGAGCACCCCGGCCCGCTGCCGGAAGCGGTAGTGGCGCATCTGGATAAGAGCCACATCTGCGTACATACCTACCCGGAAAGCCACCCGGAAGGCGGTTTGTGTACGTTCCGCGCCGACATTGAAGTATCCACCTGCGGCGTAATTTCACCGCTGAAAGCGCTGAATTACCTGATCCACCAGCTTGAGTCCGATATTGTCACCGTCGATTATCGGGTTCGCGGCTTCACGCGTGACGTAAACGGCATGAAGCACTTTATCGATCACGAGATTAATTCGATTCAGAACTTTATGTCTGATGACATGAAATCACTGTATGACATGGTGGATGTTAACGTTTATCAGGAAAACATTTTCCATACCAAAATGTTGCTGAAGGAGTTCGACCTGAAGCACTACATGTTCCATACCAGGCCGGAAGAGCTGACCCCCGAAGAGCGTAAAGAGATCACCGAAGCGCTGTGGAAAGAGATGCGCGAGATCTACTACGGCCGAAATATCCCGGCCGTGTAA
- the speE gene encoding polyamine aminopropyltransferase translates to MADNTMWQETLHDHFGQYFAVDKVLYHEKTDHQDLIIFENAAFGRVMALDGVVQTTERDEFIYHEMMTHVPLLAHGHAKHVLIIGGGDGAMLREVTRHKNIETITMVEIDAGVVSFCRQYLPKHNAGAYDDPRFHLVIDDGVNFVNQTDKTFDVIISDCTDPIGPGESLFTSAFYEGCKRCLNAGGIFVAQNGVSFLQQDEAVGSHRKLSHYFSDVSFYQAAVPTYYGGIMTFAWATDNEVLRHLSTEIIAARFHNAALTCRYYNPAIHTAAFALPQYLQDALSAQ, encoded by the coding sequence ATGGCCGACAACACGATGTGGCAAGAAACGCTGCATGACCATTTTGGTCAGTACTTTGCCGTGGACAAAGTGCTTTATCACGAAAAGACCGATCACCAGGATCTGATCATTTTCGAGAACGCCGCCTTTGGCCGCGTAATGGCGCTGGATGGCGTGGTACAAACCACCGAACGCGACGAATTTATCTACCACGAAATGATGACCCATGTTCCGCTGCTGGCGCACGGCCACGCAAAACATGTGTTGATCATCGGCGGCGGCGACGGCGCAATGCTGCGTGAAGTCACCCGCCACAAAAACATCGAAACCATCACCATGGTAGAAATCGACGCGGGCGTCGTCTCTTTCTGTCGCCAGTACCTGCCGAAGCACAATGCGGGCGCGTACGACGATCCGCGGTTCCATCTGGTGATCGATGACGGCGTCAACTTTGTTAATCAGACCGACAAGACGTTCGACGTGATCATTTCCGACTGTACCGATCCTATTGGTCCCGGCGAGAGCCTGTTCACCTCAGCGTTCTACGAAGGCTGCAAACGTTGCCTGAATGCTGGCGGGATCTTTGTCGCGCAAAACGGCGTCAGTTTCCTGCAACAAGATGAAGCCGTCGGCAGTCATCGTAAGCTGAGCCACTATTTTAGCGACGTCAGCTTTTACCAGGCCGCAGTACCGACCTATTACGGCGGTATTATGACCTTCGCCTGGGCCACGGATAACGAGGTACTGCGCCATCTTTCGACCGAGATCATCGCCGCCCGTTTCCACAATGCCGCACTCACCTGCCGTTACTACAATCCGGCGATTCATACCGCAGCATTCGCTCTGCCACAATATCTGCAAGACGCGTTGTCTGCACAGTGA
- the yacL gene encoding protein YacL — translation MDYEFLRDVTGTVKVRMSMGHEAVGHWFNEEVKENLALLDEVEQAAKTVKGSERSWQRAGHEYTLWLDGEEVMVRANQLEFSGDEIEEGMSYYDEESLSLCGVEDFLQVVAAYRQFLKQR, via the coding sequence ATGGATTACGAATTTCTGCGCGATGTCACCGGAACCGTTAAGGTGCGCATGTCGATGGGGCACGAAGCAGTCGGGCACTGGTTCAATGAAGAGGTAAAAGAGAACCTGGCCCTGCTGGACGAAGTTGAGCAGGCGGCAAAAACGGTGAAAGGCAGCGAGCGATCCTGGCAGCGCGCCGGGCATGAATATACGCTGTGGTTGGATGGCGAGGAAGTGATGGTTCGTGCCAACCAACTGGAGTTTTCCGGCGATGAGATAGAAGAGGGGATGAGCTACTACGATGAAGAGAGCCTCTCACTGTGCGGTGTGGAAGACTTTTTGCAGGTGGTCGCTGCCTACCGTCAGTTCCTGAAACAACGCTAA
- the acnB gene encoding bifunctional aconitate hydratase 2/2-methylisocitrate dehydratase translates to MLEEYRKHVAERAAEGIAPKPLDATQMAGLVELLKSPPAGEEEFLIDLLTNRVPPGVDEAAYVKAGFLAAVAKGEATSPLVTPEKAIELLGTMQGGYNIHPLIDALDNDKLAPIAAKALSHTLLMFDNFYDVEEKAKAGNAYAKQVMQSWADAEWFLSRPALAEKITVTVFKVTGETNTDDLSPAPDAWSRPDIPLHALAMLKNAREGIEPDQPGAVGPIKQIEALQQKGFPLAYVGDVVGTGSSRKSATNSVLWFMGDDIPFVPNKRGGGLVLGGKIAPIFFNTMEDAGALPIEVDVSSLNMGDVIDVYPFKGEVRNHETGELLASFELKTDVLIDEVRAGGRIPLIIGRGLTTKAREALGLPHSDVFRQAKDVAESNRGYSLAQKMVGRACGVAGVRPGAYCEPKMTSVGSQDTTGPMTRDELKDLACLGFSSDLVMQSFCHTAAYPKPVDVTTHHTLPDFIMNRGGVSLRPGDGVIHSWLNRMLLPDTVGTGGDSHTRFPIGISFPAGSGLVAFAAATGVMPLDMPESVLVRFKGKMQPGITLRDLVHAIPLYAIKQGLLTVEKKGKKNIFSGRILEIEGLPDLKVEQAFELTDASAERSAAGCTIKLNKEPIIEYLNSNIVLLKWMIAEGYGDRRTLERRVQGMEKWLSDPQLLEADADAEYAAVIDIDLAEIKEPILCAPNDPDDARLLSDVQGASIDEVFIGSCMTNIGHFRAAGKLLDSHKGQLPTRLWVAPPTRMDAAQLTEEGYYSVFGKSGARIEIPGCSLCMGNQARVADGATVVSTSTRNFPNRLGTGANVYLASAELAAVAALIGKLPTPEEYQTYIAQVDKTAVDTYRYLNFDQLNQYTEKADGVIFQTAV, encoded by the coding sequence GTGCTAGAAGAATACCGTAAGCACGTAGCTGAACGTGCCGCTGAGGGGATTGCGCCAAAACCATTAGATGCAACCCAGATGGCAGGCCTTGTCGAGCTGCTGAAAAGCCCGCCTGCTGGCGAAGAAGAATTCCTGATTGATCTGCTGACCAACCGTGTCCCGCCGGGCGTTGATGAAGCCGCCTATGTCAAAGCGGGTTTCCTTGCCGCTGTCGCCAAAGGCGAAGCCACCTCCCCGCTGGTTACCCCTGAAAAAGCCATCGAACTGCTGGGTACCATGCAGGGCGGTTACAACATCCATCCGCTGATTGATGCGCTGGATAACGACAAACTGGCGCCGATTGCTGCCAAAGCGCTGTCCCATACACTGCTGATGTTCGATAACTTCTACGATGTGGAAGAGAAAGCCAAAGCGGGCAACGCATATGCGAAGCAGGTGATGCAATCCTGGGCCGATGCCGAGTGGTTCCTGAGCCGTCCGGCGCTGGCGGAAAAAATTACCGTCACCGTCTTCAAAGTGACGGGCGAAACCAACACCGACGATCTCTCTCCGGCACCGGATGCCTGGTCGCGCCCGGATATCCCGCTGCACGCGCTGGCGATGCTGAAAAACGCCCGCGAAGGCATTGAACCTGATCAACCGGGTGCCGTTGGCCCGATCAAACAGATCGAAGCCCTGCAACAGAAAGGTTTCCCGCTGGCGTACGTTGGCGACGTTGTGGGTACCGGTTCTTCACGTAAATCCGCCACCAACTCTGTGCTGTGGTTTATGGGCGACGATATTCCGTTCGTGCCGAACAAACGCGGCGGCGGCCTGGTGCTGGGCGGCAAAATCGCGCCAATCTTCTTCAATACCATGGAAGATGCCGGTGCGCTGCCGATCGAAGTGGATGTCAGCAGCCTGAACATGGGCGACGTGATTGACGTTTACCCGTTCAAAGGTGAAGTGCGCAACCACGAAACCGGCGAACTGCTGGCCAGCTTTGAACTGAAAACCGATGTGCTGATCGACGAAGTGCGCGCCGGTGGCCGTATTCCGCTGATTATCGGCCGCGGCCTGACCACCAAAGCGCGTGAAGCGCTGGGTCTGCCGCACAGCGACGTATTCCGTCAGGCAAAAGATGTGGCAGAAAGTAACCGCGGTTATTCGCTGGCGCAGAAAATGGTGGGTCGCGCATGCGGCGTTGCGGGTGTCCGTCCGGGTGCTTATTGCGAACCGAAAATGACCTCTGTCGGCTCCCAGGACACCACCGGCCCGATGACCCGTGATGAACTGAAAGATCTGGCGTGCCTGGGCTTCTCTTCCGATCTGGTGATGCAGTCCTTCTGCCATACCGCTGCTTATCCGAAGCCGGTTGACGTCACCACGCACCATACGCTGCCGGACTTCATTATGAACCGTGGCGGTGTTTCCCTGCGTCCGGGCGATGGCGTCATCCACTCCTGGCTGAACCGCATGCTGCTGCCGGATACGGTCGGCACCGGCGGTGACTCCCACACCCGTTTCCCGATCGGCATCTCTTTCCCGGCGGGTTCCGGCCTGGTGGCGTTTGCCGCCGCGACCGGCGTTATGCCGCTGGATATGCCGGAATCAGTGCTGGTGCGCTTTAAAGGCAAAATGCAGCCGGGCATCACGCTGCGCGATCTGGTGCATGCTATCCCGCTGTATGCCATTAAACAGGGTCTGCTGACCGTTGAGAAGAAAGGCAAGAAAAACATCTTCTCCGGCCGCATTCTGGAGATCGAAGGTCTGCCGGATCTGAAAGTTGAGCAGGCGTTTGAGCTTACCGATGCTTCCGCTGAACGTTCCGCTGCCGGTTGCACCATCAAGCTGAACAAAGAGCCGATCATCGAGTACCTGAACTCCAATATCGTGCTGCTGAAGTGGATGATTGCAGAAGGCTACGGCGACCGTCGTACGCTGGAGCGTCGTGTCCAGGGTATGGAAAAATGGCTGTCGGATCCGCAACTGCTGGAAGCCGATGCTGACGCAGAATATGCGGCGGTGATCGACATCGATCTGGCGGAAATCAAAGAGCCGATCCTCTGTGCGCCGAACGATCCGGATGATGCACGTCTGCTGTCTGACGTGCAGGGTGCCAGCATCGATGAAGTGTTCATCGGTTCGTGCATGACCAATATCGGTCACTTCCGCGCCGCCGGTAAGCTGCTGGACAGCCACAAAGGCCAGCTGCCGACCCGTCTGTGGGTGGCACCGCCAACCCGTATGGACGCTGCGCAACTGACGGAAGAGGGCTACTACAGCGTGTTCGGTAAGAGCGGCGCGCGTATTGAGATCCCGGGCTGTTCCCTGTGCATGGGTAACCAGGCGCGTGTGGCCGATGGCGCAACGGTGGTTTCGACCTCGACGCGTAACTTCCCGAACCGTTTAGGTACTGGTGCAAACGTCTACCTGGCCTCTGCAGAACTGGCAGCGGTTGCCGCGCTGATCGGTAAACTGCCGACGCCGGAAGAGTATCAGACCTATATTGCTCAGGTTGATAAGACGGCGGTCGATACCTACCGTTATCTGAACTTCGACCAGCTTAATCAGTACACCGAAAAAGCCGACGGCGTGATTTTCCAGACCGCCGTCTGA
- the hpt gene encoding hypoxanthine phosphoribosyltransferase — MKHTVEVMIPEAEIKARIAELGRQITERYKDSGSEMVLVGLLRGSFMFMADLCREVQVSHEVDFMTASSYGSGMSTTRDVKILKDLDEDIRGKDVLIVEDIIDSGNTLSKVREILSLREPKSLAICTLLDKPSRREVDVPVEFVGFAIPDEFVVGYGIDYAQRYRHLPYVGKVVLLDE; from the coding sequence ATGAAACACACTGTGGAAGTGATGATCCCGGAAGCGGAGATCAAAGCGCGTATCGCTGAACTGGGTCGTCAAATCACTGAGCGTTACAAAGATAGCGGCAGCGAAATGGTGCTGGTTGGCCTGCTGCGCGGATCATTTATGTTCATGGCGGATTTATGCCGTGAAGTGCAGGTTTCTCACGAAGTCGATTTTATGACCGCCTCCAGCTATGGCAGCGGTATGTCCACCACGCGTGACGTGAAAATCCTGAAGGATCTTGACGAAGATATTCGCGGCAAAGATGTGTTGATCGTCGAAGATATTATTGATTCCGGTAACACGCTGTCGAAAGTACGTGAAATTCTTAGCCTGCGCGAACCGAAATCGCTGGCGATCTGTACGCTGCTGGATAAACCTTCCCGCCGCGAAGTGGACGTGCCGGTGGAGTTTGTCGGTTTTGCTATTCCGGACGAGTTTGTGGTGGGCTACGGGATTGACTACGCGCAGCGCTACCGTCATCTGCCGTATGTCGGCAAAGTGGTTCTGCTGGACGAATAA
- a CDS encoding glucose/quinate/shikimate family membrane-bound PQQ-dependent dehydrogenase yields the protein MAETKTQQPRLLITLTTLFAALCGLYLLIGGAWLVAIGGSWYYPIAGLVMLGVTWLLWKGKRAALWLYAALLLATMIWGVWEVGFDFWALAPRSDILVFFGIWLILPFVWRRLVIPSGGAVAGLVVALLISGGILTWAGFNDPQEVNGTLSADSTPAAPISQVADGDWPAYGRNQEGQRYSPLKQINADNVKNLKEAWVFRTGDLKLPTDPGELTNEVTPIKVGDTLYLCTAHQRLFAVDAATGKEKWHFDPQLNANQSFQHVTCRGVSFHEARADNASPDVVADCPRRIILPVNDGRLFAINADNGKLCETFANKGILNLQTNMPDTTPGLYEPTSPPIITDKTIVIAGSVTDNFSTRETSGVIRGFDVNTGKLLWAFDPGAKDPNAIPSDEHTFTFNSPNSWAPAAYDAKLDLVYLPMGVTTPDIWGGNRTPEQERYASSIVALNASTGKLVWSYQTVHHDLWDMDMPSQPTLADITVNGKTVPVIYAPAKTGNIFVLDRTNGKLVVPAPEKPVPQGAAKGDYVSKTQPFSDLSFRPKQNLSGADMWGATMFDQLVCRVMFQKLRYEGIFTPPSEQGTLVFPGNLGMFEWGGISVDPDRQVAIANPMALPFVSKLIPRGPGNPMEPPKDAKGTGTESGIQPQYGVPFGVTLNPFLSPFGLPCKQPAWGYISALDLKTNQVVWKKRIGTPQDSMPFPMPVPVPFNMGMPMLGGPISTAGNVLFIAATADNYLRAYNMSNGEKLWQGRLPAGGQATPMTYEVNGKQYVVISAGGHGSFGTKMGDYIVAYALPDDAK from the coding sequence ATGGCGGAAACAAAAACTCAACAACCGCGGCTTCTGATTACGCTGACAACACTGTTTGCAGCGCTTTGCGGGCTGTATCTGTTAATCGGGGGAGCCTGGCTTGTTGCCATTGGTGGCTCCTGGTATTACCCGATCGCCGGTCTGGTGATGCTGGGTGTCACCTGGTTACTGTGGAAAGGTAAGCGTGCTGCGCTGTGGCTGTATGCCGCGCTGCTGCTTGCCACCATGATCTGGGGCGTGTGGGAAGTCGGCTTCGATTTCTGGGCGCTGGCGCCGCGAAGCGATATCCTCGTCTTCTTTGGCATCTGGCTGATTCTCCCCTTCGTCTGGCGGCGACTGGTTATCCCATCCGGCGGCGCCGTCGCAGGACTGGTGGTGGCCCTGCTGATTAGCGGCGGGATCCTCACCTGGGCGGGCTTTAACGACCCGCAAGAAGTAAATGGCACTCTGAGCGCCGATTCAACCCCTGCCGCACCTATTTCTCAGGTAGCGGATGGCGACTGGCCGGCCTATGGCCGCAACCAGGAAGGCCAACGTTACTCGCCGCTGAAACAGATTAACGCCGACAACGTGAAGAACCTGAAGGAAGCCTGGGTATTCCGCACGGGCGATCTGAAGCTGCCAACCGATCCGGGCGAACTGACCAATGAAGTGACGCCCATTAAAGTCGGCGACACGCTTTATCTGTGTACTGCGCACCAGCGTCTGTTTGCCGTTGATGCCGCAACCGGTAAAGAGAAGTGGCATTTCGATCCGCAACTGAATGCCAATCAATCCTTCCAGCATGTCACTTGCCGCGGCGTTTCTTTCCATGAAGCGCGCGCCGATAATGCCAGCCCGGACGTGGTTGCCGATTGCCCGCGCCGTATTATCCTGCCGGTGAACGATGGCCGTCTGTTTGCCATCAACGCGGATAACGGTAAGCTGTGCGAAACCTTTGCTAACAAAGGTATCCTGAATCTGCAAACCAACATGCCGGACACCACGCCTGGCCTGTATGAGCCGACCTCGCCGCCGATCATCACGGATAAAACTATCGTGATTGCCGGTTCGGTGACCGATAACTTCTCAACCCGTGAAACCTCTGGCGTTATCCGTGGTTTCGATGTCAACACCGGTAAACTGCTGTGGGCATTCGATCCGGGCGCGAAAGATCCGAACGCGATTCCGTCGGACGAACATACCTTTACCTTTAACTCGCCGAACTCCTGGGCACCTGCGGCCTATGACGCGAAACTGGATTTAGTCTATCTGCCGATGGGCGTTACCACGCCGGATATCTGGGGCGGTAACCGCACGCCGGAGCAGGAACGCTATGCCAGTTCAATCGTGGCGCTGAATGCCAGCACCGGCAAACTGGTGTGGAGCTACCAGACGGTTCACCACGATCTGTGGGATATGGATATGCCGTCGCAGCCAACGCTGGCGGATATTACCGTTAATGGCAAAACCGTTCCGGTCATCTACGCGCCGGCGAAAACTGGTAACATCTTCGTGCTGGATCGTACCAACGGCAAGTTGGTTGTTCCGGCGCCGGAAAAACCGGTACCGCAAGGCGCAGCGAAAGGTGATTACGTCAGCAAAACCCAGCCTTTCTCTGACCTGAGTTTCCGTCCGAAGCAAAACCTGAGCGGCGCGGACATGTGGGGCGCCACCATGTTCGACCAACTGGTGTGTCGCGTGATGTTCCAGAAACTGCGCTATGAAGGCATCTTCACTCCGCCGTCTGAGCAGGGCACGCTGGTCTTCCCGGGTAACCTGGGTATGTTCGAATGGGGCGGCATCTCTGTCGATCCCGATCGTCAGGTAGCGATTGCTAACCCGATGGCGCTGCCGTTTGTGTCGAAGCTGATCCCGCGCGGCCCTGGTAACCCGATGGAACCGCCTAAGGATGCAAAAGGCACCGGTACGGAATCAGGGATTCAGCCGCAGTATGGTGTGCCGTTTGGCGTAACGCTGAACCCGTTCCTGTCACCGTTTGGTCTGCCGTGTAAACAACCGGCGTGGGGTTACATTTCCGCTCTGGATCTGAAAACCAACCAGGTGGTATGGAAAAAACGTATTGGTACGCCGCAGGACAGCATGCCGTTCCCGATGCCGGTTCCTGTACCGTTCAATATGGGTATGCCGATGCTGGGTGGCCCGATCTCCACCGCAGGTAACGTGCTGTTTATTGCCGCAACCGCAGATAACTACCTGCGCGCATACAATATGAGCAACGGTGAGAAACTGTGGCAAGGCCGGTTACCGGCAGGTGGCCAGGCAACACCGATGACCTATGAAGTGAATGGCAAGCAGTATGTTGTCATTTCCGCAGGCGGTCACGGCTCGTTCGGTACGAAGATGGGCGACTATATCGTGGCCTATGCGCTGCCGGACGATGCAAAGTAA